A window of Longispora fulva contains these coding sequences:
- a CDS encoding FtsK/SpoIIIE domain-containing protein, with translation MTSPDDRFDFDRYEHDLTLPDADVVDLDTARANRTRPAPRPQDIRTDDGDDSDDPEDFESFEVTEPPLGRPVDPPDEITPGFALREAARRPLVAQWLRSWRGVRSMLRWWTKQTAYVTAYHALRVPKYVAKMLWWAPVGLFRGIGRMLKWATAEEGNYTLRQAAADRKDAETWLKLDKQRQAAARWRWMLVFGGATAASIAGAVLAYGPTPSWWNWAIAVGSVPVLARLGRPADKPITDRVIEGNKYRKLTAELVRRALVSLQLSGINSAVAKNPKAIAFPTDIHRDGPGHLAIIDLPYGVEASDVIARRGRLASGLRLPLDQVWPEQAPGHTGRLALWVGYEPASQMKQPAWPLISGGKVDVFKPFPFATTPRLDTVDAELMFRNWLFGGQPGSGKTFALRDLVLAAALDPRVELRGYELKGVGDFAKVAPVCLEYGNGFDDDTIGRAAAFVDWLYEECQRRSKRIDHYGKAGKAPENKVTPELASLKGSGLHPLVAFFDEVQELFSHPTFGKPAGEKMEKVIKLGRALGIIILLGTQIPDKDSLPTGITRNVNTRFCLSVADQTANDMILGTSAYKNGLRATVFEPVVEAGWGILSGLGKPGAKRSYYVDNVAAERIISRAIGYRQKAGTMPTEEEQTRPTGPTFDLLADLLAVWPEGDAKAWNDTLTTRLAEMRPEIYEGWASEQLTAALKPHPGIKVTDVGKRVEGKAVTRRGIARSDVHDVMTERDRKRGAA, from the coding sequence ATGACAAGCCCGGATGACCGGTTCGACTTCGACCGGTACGAACACGACCTCACCCTCCCTGACGCGGACGTGGTGGACCTGGACACGGCGCGGGCCAACCGCACCCGCCCGGCTCCCCGCCCGCAGGACATCCGCACCGACGACGGCGACGACTCCGACGACCCGGAGGACTTCGAGTCGTTCGAGGTGACCGAACCGCCGTTGGGCCGCCCGGTGGACCCGCCGGACGAGATCACCCCCGGGTTCGCGCTGCGCGAAGCCGCCCGCCGCCCCCTCGTGGCGCAGTGGTTGCGGTCCTGGCGCGGGGTCCGGTCGATGCTGCGGTGGTGGACCAAGCAGACCGCGTACGTCACGGCGTACCACGCGCTGCGGGTGCCGAAGTACGTCGCGAAGATGCTGTGGTGGGCACCCGTCGGCCTGTTCAGGGGCATCGGTCGGATGCTCAAGTGGGCGACGGCGGAGGAGGGTAACTACACGCTGCGCCAGGCGGCTGCCGACCGAAAGGACGCCGAGACGTGGCTCAAGCTGGACAAGCAGCGCCAGGCCGCCGCCCGGTGGCGGTGGATGCTCGTCTTCGGGGGCGCGACCGCCGCCAGCATCGCCGGCGCGGTCCTGGCGTATGGGCCGACGCCGTCGTGGTGGAACTGGGCGATCGCGGTCGGGTCGGTGCCGGTCCTGGCTCGGCTTGGTCGTCCGGCGGACAAGCCGATCACGGACCGGGTGATCGAGGGCAACAAGTACCGCAAGCTCACGGCGGAGCTGGTCCGCCGCGCCCTGGTCAGCCTCCAGTTGTCGGGGATCAACTCGGCCGTGGCGAAGAACCCCAAGGCGATCGCGTTCCCGACCGACATCCACCGCGACGGCCCCGGACACCTGGCCATCATCGACCTGCCGTACGGGGTCGAGGCATCCGACGTCATCGCCCGACGCGGACGCCTGGCCTCGGGCCTGCGGCTGCCCCTTGACCAGGTCTGGCCGGAGCAGGCCCCTGGGCACACCGGCCGACTCGCCCTCTGGGTCGGGTACGAACCCGCGTCGCAGATGAAGCAGCCCGCGTGGCCGCTGATCTCGGGCGGGAAGGTGGACGTGTTCAAGCCGTTCCCGTTCGCCACCACCCCGCGCCTGGACACGGTGGACGCGGAGCTGATGTTCCGCAACTGGCTCTTCGGCGGACAGCCCGGTTCGGGCAAGACGTTCGCCCTCCGGGACCTGGTCCTCGCTGCGGCTCTTGACCCTCGGGTGGAGCTGCGCGGGTACGAACTCAAGGGCGTCGGGGACTTCGCCAAGGTCGCGCCCGTGTGCCTGGAGTACGGCAACGGGTTCGATGACGACACCATCGGCCGGGCTGCGGCGTTCGTCGACTGGCTGTATGAGGAGTGCCAGCGCCGCTCGAAGCGCATCGACCACTACGGCAAGGCCGGCAAGGCACCCGAGAACAAGGTCACCCCGGAACTGGCGTCCCTGAAGGGCTCGGGGCTGCACCCCCTCGTCGCGTTCTTCGACGAGGTGCAGGAACTGTTCTCGCACCCGACGTTCGGCAAGCCGGCCGGCGAGAAGATGGAGAAGGTCATCAAGCTGGGCCGTGCGCTGGGGATCATCATCCTGTTGGGGACGCAGATCCCGGACAAGGACTCGCTCCCGACCGGCATCACGCGCAACGTCAACACCCGTTTCTGCCTGTCGGTCGCAGACCAGACGGCCAACGACATGATCCTCGGGACGTCGGCCTACAAGAACGGGCTGCGCGCGACGGTGTTCGAGCCGGTCGTAGAGGCCGGTTGGGGCATCCTGTCCGGGCTGGGCAAGCCGGGGGCGAAGCGGTCCTACTACGTCGACAACGTCGCGGCGGAGCGCATCATCAGCCGCGCGATCGGCTACCGGCAGAAGGCCGGCACCATGCCGACCGAGGAAGAGCAGACCCGCCCGACCGGCCCGACGTTCGACCTCCTCGCTGACCTCCTGGCCGTGTGGCCGGAGGGCGACGCCAAGGCGTGGAACGACACGTTGACCACGCGTCTCGCCGAGATGCGGCCCGAGATCTACGAGGGCTGGGCGTCCGAACAGCTCACGGCGGCGCTCAAGCCGCACCCGGGGATCAAGGTCACCGACGTCGGTAAGCGCGTCGAGGGCAAGGCCGTCACCCGACGCGGCATCGCACGGTCCGACGTCCACGACGTCATGACGGAGCGTGACCGTAAGCGGGGTGCGGCCTAG
- a CDS encoding ABC transporter permease gives MSAPTLTRASAYPLPVDGLLARALDLGIDLGELPSRNRLMAELHIGPAKANTIRQTLSAEPIEWGLAKVLLTDAGDVSTGARAQFTADVLARLTPLADDEPADVEPVPVEPDGRHLHAVPDVDTAPPAPVPDVDTSPDTARDTVAYPGTSPGVEPAPVPDRPTSAPNIAEPFGLVTGAAYPGTNPAPEPVKPVRKVRSWPVLLLALPAFVAIWSGWVGLGTLTGFGMVNLLPGIVADGHWSTINTAITLPIGVETYAAFALRVWLSPNVPVRARRFARLSAIASLAVGAAGQVAYHLMTAAHMVEAHWTITTAVASLPVAVLGMGAALAHLLHEEDK, from the coding sequence GTGAGCGCCCCGACCCTCACCCGGGCCAGCGCGTACCCGCTGCCGGTCGACGGCCTGCTGGCCCGTGCGCTGGACCTGGGTATCGACCTGGGGGAGTTGCCGTCGCGCAACCGGCTCATGGCGGAGCTGCACATCGGCCCGGCCAAGGCGAACACGATCCGCCAGACCCTGTCGGCCGAGCCGATCGAGTGGGGGCTGGCCAAGGTTCTGCTGACCGACGCCGGGGACGTGTCGACCGGGGCTCGGGCACAGTTCACCGCCGACGTCCTGGCCCGGCTCACGCCGCTGGCTGACGACGAGCCTGCCGACGTCGAGCCGGTGCCGGTAGAGCCGGACGGTCGGCACTTGCACGCCGTCCCCGACGTCGACACCGCCCCGCCGGCCCCGGTGCCGGACGTCGACACCTCGCCGGACACAGCCCGGGACACGGTGGCGTACCCGGGTACGAGCCCCGGCGTCGAGCCCGCCCCGGTGCCGGACCGGCCCACGTCGGCCCCGAACATCGCGGAGCCGTTCGGGCTGGTCACGGGTGCCGCGTACCCGGGTACGAACCCCGCCCCGGAGCCGGTGAAGCCGGTCCGGAAGGTGCGGTCGTGGCCGGTGCTGCTGCTGGCTCTGCCGGCGTTCGTCGCCATCTGGTCCGGGTGGGTCGGGCTGGGCACGCTGACCGGGTTCGGAATGGTGAACCTGCTCCCCGGCATCGTCGCTGACGGGCACTGGTCGACCATCAACACGGCGATCACGCTCCCGATCGGGGTCGAGACGTACGCGGCGTTCGCGCTGCGGGTGTGGCTGTCCCCGAACGTTCCGGTCCGCGCCCGCCGGTTCGCCCGCCTGTCCGCGATCGCGTCCCTCGCCGTCGGCGCGGCCGGTCAGGTGGCCTATCACCTGATGACGGCCGCGCACATGGTCGAGGCGCACTGGACCATCACCACCGCCGTCGCCTCCCTCCCGGTGGCCGTCCTCGGGATGGGCGCCGCACTCGCGCACCTCCTGCACGAGGAGGACAAGTGA
- a CDS encoding RRQRL motif-containing zinc-binding protein, producing the protein MAIATRYRAAFFDPDALRHPVPTFPWKSAPAGLATRRQLRAEGLRPGGQEIAAQVLWRGVGGVRTAYLYRVALALPKRTATPAQLAAIGEALRARRTCSTCGTERTYYIPRKFGECLTCAGMES; encoded by the coding sequence ATGGCCATCGCGACCCGTTACCGGGCCGCGTTCTTCGACCCCGACGCCCTGCGGCACCCGGTGCCGACGTTCCCGTGGAAGTCGGCCCCGGCCGGTCTGGCGACCCGCCGGCAGCTCCGCGCTGAGGGCTTGCGCCCGGGTGGTCAGGAGATCGCCGCTCAGGTCCTGTGGCGCGGTGTCGGCGGGGTTCGTACCGCCTACCTCTACCGCGTCGCCCTGGCGCTCCCGAAGCGGACCGCGACCCCCGCGCAGCTCGCCGCGATCGGTGAGGCCCTGCGGGCACGGCGCACCTGCTCCACCTGCGGCACCGAGCGCACCTACTACATCCCGCGCAAGTTCGGTGAGTGCCTGACCTGCGCCGGAATGGAGTCCTGA
- a CDS encoding DUF6284 family protein, with the protein MNSIPRRGLRVVSAEPTQADTVEVHVLDLLDGPTPQELAAIEAEWPQIEADILALDDLDETLLAVDALVVDLDSRRARRTRRRIIAATLSGAATFESVPVLRAVA; encoded by the coding sequence ATGAACAGCATCCCACGACGCGGCCTGCGGGTCGTGAGCGCGGAACCCACCCAGGCCGACACGGTCGAGGTGCACGTGCTCGACCTCCTGGACGGCCCGACGCCCCAGGAGCTGGCCGCCATCGAGGCCGAGTGGCCGCAGATCGAGGCCGACATCCTGGCGCTGGACGACCTGGACGAGACGCTGCTGGCCGTCGACGCGCTGGTGGTTGACCTCGACAGCCGTCGCGCCCGCCGGACGCGTCGCCGCATCATCGCGGCGACCCTGTCCGGCGCCGCGACCTTCGAGAGCGTGCCGGTCCTGCGGGCGGTGGCCTGA
- a CDS encoding cysteine hydrolase codes for MSPVLIVVDMQNGFVREKSAHVVPKVVDLVDRWQAAGGDTLFTRYINYPGSPFERLINWSKLQTQPEIDFVPELTQYVARATAVLDKPIYTPFTEEGASLIQRHGWTDLYICGLATESCVLKTAVDAFERDLTPWIIEDASGSHAGQEAHDAGVLVAGRFIGRGQIIDMARVPAGLLAAKR; via the coding sequence ATGAGCCCCGTTCTGATCGTCGTAGACATGCAAAACGGTTTCGTTCGTGAGAAGTCAGCGCATGTTGTGCCGAAGGTTGTGGATCTCGTGGACCGCTGGCAGGCAGCCGGCGGCGACACGCTCTTTACGCGGTACATCAACTATCCGGGCAGCCCGTTCGAGCGGCTGATTAACTGGAGCAAGCTACAAACTCAGCCCGAAATCGACTTCGTGCCGGAGTTGACACAGTACGTGGCCCGAGCGACGGCGGTCCTCGACAAGCCGATCTACACCCCGTTCACCGAGGAAGGCGCGTCCCTGATCCAGCGCCACGGCTGGACGGACTTGTACATCTGTGGGCTGGCCACCGAGAGCTGCGTCCTGAAGACAGCCGTGGACGCGTTTGAACGCGACCTGACCCCTTGGATCATCGAGGACGCGTCGGGCAGTCACGCGGGCCAAGAGGCTCATGACGCAGGGGTGCTTGTCGCCGGTCGGTTCATCGGTCGAGGGCAGATCATCGACATGGCACGTGTCCCCGCCGGACTGCTGGCAGCGAAGCGTTGA
- a CDS encoding MmpS family transport accessory protein: MTYQDSPAGPAYGAPPAKKSNKTLLIVLAVVGGLLLLCCVGGIIAVVVGGNEVKKKVTASHQVRFEVTSTEAGSVSVTYLAGTTTATLSDEALPFSKTITMKESFGIVSVNASAASGRMSCKLFVDGKEVNSNESDLMVDCVATVTP; the protein is encoded by the coding sequence GTGACTTACCAAGACAGTCCGGCCGGCCCCGCCTACGGCGCGCCCCCCGCGAAGAAGTCGAACAAGACACTCCTCATCGTGCTGGCCGTCGTTGGCGGGCTACTCCTGCTGTGCTGCGTCGGCGGCATCATCGCCGTGGTCGTCGGTGGTAACGAGGTCAAGAAGAAGGTCACCGCCAGCCACCAGGTCAGGTTCGAGGTCACCTCGACCGAGGCCGGCAGCGTGTCGGTGACCTATCTGGCGGGCACCACGACCGCCACGCTCTCCGACGAGGCGCTGCCCTTCTCGAAGACGATCACGATGAAGGAGTCGTTCGGCATCGTCAGCGTCAACGCCTCGGCGGCATCCGGGCGGATGAGCTGCAAGCTGTTCGTGGACGGCAAGGAGGTCAACAGCAACGAGAGCGACCTGATGGTCGACTGCGTGGCAACGGTCACACCGTAG
- a CDS encoding CsbD family protein — protein sequence MGFEGKKDELVGKTKEKLGELTGDDKLRAEGVGDQAKGKLEQAGDAIKEKVEDLKAKFQ from the coding sequence ATGGGTTTCGAGGGCAAGAAGGACGAACTGGTCGGCAAGACCAAGGAGAAGCTCGGCGAGCTGACCGGCGACGACAAGCTGCGCGCTGAGGGTGTCGGCGACCAGGCCAAAGGCAAGCTGGAACAGGCCGGCGACGCGATCAAGGAGAAGGTCGAAGACCTGAAGGCGAAGTTCCAGTAG
- a CDS encoding multidrug effflux MFS transporter — translation MPRRYFVLLGWLSAFAPLSMDMYLPALPALGREFGAPAADVQLTLTACLIGLAVGQLVAGPLSDRLGRKIPLLTGLAVYALASLACAVANNVEVLIGMRLLQGLAGAAGIVIARAIVRDLYEGVTAVRVLTILMMINGLAPILAPLVGGELLRFGTWRLAFHVLSLIGVGLLAATWRFPESLPAERRRASAFANFGLVLRDRVFLGYTLACALAFAALFGYISASPFVLQNVYGLSAQQFSYAFAANALTLVVFGQVNGMLVKRVRAVVLLRAGLGVTLLGGLLLLTAVLGGLGLGAVLPALALVVGSMGVIFPNLTVLAMADHGATAGTASAVLGTVQYIVGAAAVPLVGLAGDHTALPMAIVVASLAAAAVAAYTLTLRPRVSPA, via the coding sequence GTGCCCCGCCGATACTTTGTGCTGCTCGGATGGCTGTCAGCCTTCGCGCCGCTGTCCATGGACATGTACCTCCCGGCCCTGCCAGCCCTGGGCCGGGAGTTCGGGGCGCCCGCGGCCGACGTGCAGCTCACCCTCACGGCGTGCCTGATCGGCCTCGCGGTCGGGCAGCTCGTCGCCGGCCCGCTCAGCGACCGGCTCGGCCGGAAGATCCCGCTCCTGACCGGGCTCGCCGTCTACGCCCTGGCGTCCCTGGCCTGCGCCGTGGCGAACAACGTCGAGGTCCTGATCGGGATGCGGCTCCTCCAGGGGCTCGCCGGAGCGGCCGGCATCGTGATCGCCCGCGCCATCGTCCGGGACCTCTACGAGGGCGTGACCGCCGTCCGGGTCCTCACCATCCTCATGATGATCAACGGGTTGGCCCCGATCCTGGCCCCGCTGGTCGGCGGCGAACTGCTGCGCTTCGGCACCTGGCGGCTCGCGTTCCATGTGCTGTCGCTGATCGGGGTCGGGCTGCTCGCCGCGACCTGGCGGTTCCCGGAGAGCCTGCCGGCCGAGCGCCGTCGGGCCAGCGCGTTCGCCAACTTCGGACTGGTACTCCGCGACAGGGTCTTCCTCGGCTACACCCTCGCGTGCGCGCTGGCCTTCGCCGCCCTGTTCGGCTACATCTCCGCTTCGCCGTTCGTGCTCCAGAACGTGTACGGCCTCAGCGCCCAGCAGTTCAGCTACGCGTTCGCGGCCAACGCCCTCACCCTCGTGGTGTTCGGGCAGGTCAACGGGATGCTGGTCAAGCGGGTCCGCGCCGTGGTGCTGCTGCGGGCCGGGCTCGGCGTCACCCTGCTCGGCGGGCTGCTCCTGCTGACGGCCGTCCTCGGCGGGCTGGGGCTGGGCGCGGTCCTGCCGGCGCTGGCGCTCGTGGTGGGCAGCATGGGCGTCATCTTCCCCAACCTGACGGTGTTGGCGATGGCCGATCACGGCGCGACGGCGGGCACGGCCTCGGCGGTGCTCGGGACCGTGCAGTACATCGTCGGGGCGGCGGCGGTACCGCTGGTGGGGCTGGCCGGGGACCACACGGCGCTGCCGATGGCGATCGTGGTGGCCTCGCTGGCGGCGGCGGCCGTCGCGGCGTACACGTTGACGCTCCGGCCCAGGGTGTCCCCGGCCTGA
- a CDS encoding aspartate kinase, with the protein MALVVQKYGGSSVGDAERIKRVAERIVATRKAGNDVVVVVSAMGDTTDELLDLANQVSPLPPGRELDMLLTSGERISMALLAMAIHNLGYEARSYTGSQAGVITTSVHGKARIIDVTPGRLKTALDEGAIAIVAGFQGVSQDTKDITTLGRGGSDTTAVALAAALHADVCEIYTDVDGVFSADPRIVPDAKKLDTITYEEMLEMAATGAKVLMLRCVEYARRFNMPIHVRSSYTNKPGTMVSGSMEDLPVEQALITGVAHDRSEAKITIVGAPDEPGTSAAIFRAVADAEMNIDMIVQNNSTEGTGRTDISFTLPKEDGAAAMAALQRVQEKVGFKGLLFDDHIGKVSLVGAGMRSHPGVTAIFCEALASAGVNIEIISTSEIRISVVCRDTDLDAAVRAIHDAFELGGDEEAVVYAGTGR; encoded by the coding sequence GTGGCACTCGTCGTGCAGAAATATGGTGGCTCCTCGGTCGGTGACGCCGAGCGCATCAAGCGCGTGGCCGAGCGCATCGTCGCCACGCGCAAGGCCGGCAACGACGTGGTCGTTGTGGTCTCCGCGATGGGCGACACGACCGATGAGCTTCTCGACCTCGCCAACCAGGTGAGTCCGCTGCCCCCTGGGCGCGAGCTGGACATGCTGCTCACCTCGGGTGAACGGATCTCGATGGCCCTGCTGGCCATGGCGATCCACAACCTCGGGTACGAGGCGCGGTCCTACACCGGGTCCCAGGCGGGCGTGATCACCACGTCCGTGCACGGCAAGGCGCGGATCATCGACGTCACCCCGGGCCGGCTGAAGACGGCCCTTGACGAGGGCGCGATCGCGATCGTCGCCGGGTTCCAGGGCGTCTCCCAGGACACCAAGGACATCACCACGCTCGGCAGGGGCGGCTCGGACACCACGGCCGTGGCCCTGGCCGCCGCGCTGCACGCCGACGTGTGCGAGATCTACACCGACGTGGACGGCGTGTTCAGCGCCGACCCGCGGATCGTGCCGGACGCCAAGAAGCTTGACACGATCACGTACGAGGAAATGCTCGAGATGGCGGCGACGGGCGCGAAGGTGCTCATGCTGCGGTGCGTGGAGTACGCCCGGCGGTTCAACATGCCGATCCACGTCCGTTCGTCTTACACCAACAAGCCCGGGACCATGGTCTCCGGTTCGATGGAGGATCTTCCCGTGGAGCAGGCACTCATCACCGGCGTCGCGCACGACCGGAGCGAAGCGAAGATCACGATCGTCGGCGCGCCCGACGAGCCGGGCACGTCCGCTGCCATCTTCCGCGCCGTCGCCGACGCCGAGATGAACATCGACATGATCGTGCAGAACAACTCCACGGAGGGTACTGGGCGCACGGACATCTCCTTCACCCTGCCGAAGGAGGACGGGGCCGCAGCGATGGCCGCGCTCCAGCGGGTACAGGAGAAGGTCGGTTTCAAGGGTCTGCTCTTCGACGACCACATCGGCAAGGTCTCGCTGGTCGGGGCCGGGATGCGCTCGCACCCGGGCGTGACGGCGATCTTCTGCGAGGCGCTGGCCAGCGCAGGCGTGAACATCGAGATCATCTCCACCTCGGAGATCCGGATCTCGGTCGTCTGCCGGGACACCGACCTGGACGCAGCGGTCCGCGCGATCCACGACGCCTTCGAGCTCGGCGGCGACGAAGAGGCCGTGGTCTACGCCGGCACCGGCCGATAG
- a CDS encoding aspartate-semialdehyde dehydrogenase, whose product MTRLPTLAVVGATGAVGTVMLELLSSRKNVWGEIRLIASARSAGRKLSVRGEQVEVVALTPEAFDGVDVAMFDVPDEVSAEWAPIAVSKGAIAVDNSGAFRMDKDVPLVVPEVNPEHVRNRPRGIIANANCTTLAMILSLAPLHREYGLRELMVSSYQAASGAGQIGVDTLHDQLSKVAGDRSAGTRTGDVRRVVGDDLGPFPAPLALNVVPWAGSLRDGGWSSEELKIRNESRKILGLPDLKVSATCVRVPVVTGHSASLHAIFGSEVDADRAREVLEAAPGVVVSDNPAEDEFPTPADAVGTDPTWVGRIRRSLDDPRALDFFVVGDNLRKGAALNTAQIAELIAAEWR is encoded by the coding sequence ATGACCCGTCTCCCCACGCTGGCGGTCGTCGGCGCGACCGGCGCTGTCGGCACCGTCATGCTCGAACTGCTCAGCAGCCGCAAGAACGTCTGGGGCGAGATCCGGCTGATCGCGTCCGCGCGCTCGGCCGGCCGGAAGCTCTCGGTGCGCGGCGAGCAGGTCGAGGTCGTCGCGCTGACCCCGGAGGCGTTCGACGGGGTCGACGTCGCGATGTTCGACGTGCCCGACGAGGTGTCCGCCGAGTGGGCCCCGATCGCGGTGTCCAAGGGCGCGATCGCCGTCGACAACTCCGGCGCGTTCCGGATGGACAAGGACGTGCCGCTGGTCGTCCCCGAGGTCAACCCGGAGCACGTCCGCAACCGGCCGCGCGGCATCATCGCCAACGCGAACTGCACGACCCTGGCCATGATCCTGTCGCTGGCCCCGCTGCACCGCGAGTACGGGCTGCGCGAGCTGATGGTGTCCTCCTATCAGGCGGCGTCCGGTGCCGGCCAGATCGGCGTGGACACGCTGCACGACCAGTTGTCGAAGGTGGCCGGCGACCGGTCGGCCGGCACCCGCACCGGAGACGTCCGGCGCGTCGTCGGCGACGACCTCGGGCCGTTCCCGGCCCCGCTGGCGCTGAACGTGGTGCCGTGGGCGGGCTCGCTGCGCGACGGCGGCTGGTCCAGCGAGGAGCTGAAGATCCGCAACGAGTCGCGCAAGATCCTCGGATTGCCGGACCTGAAGGTGTCCGCGACGTGTGTCCGGGTGCCGGTGGTCACCGGGCACTCCGCGTCGCTGCACGCGATCTTCGGCTCCGAGGTGGACGCCGACCGGGCCCGGGAGGTCCTGGAGGCCGCGCCCGGCGTGGTCGTGTCGGACAACCCGGCCGAGGACGAGTTCCCGACCCCGGCGGATGCCGTGGGTACGGATCCCACCTGGGTCGGCCGGATCCGCCGGTCGCTGGACGATCCGCGGGCGCTGGACTTCTTCGTCGTGGGGGACAACCTGCGCAAGGGGGCGGCGTTGAACACGGCGCAGATCGCTGAGCTGATCGCGGCGGAGTGGCGCTAG
- the leuA gene encoding 2-isopropylmalate synthase: MSPFDTQKPSKMPFGRYQAYPFSVDLPDRQWPGRRIEKAPQWCAVDLRDGNQALIDPMSPERKRRMFLLLVSMGYKQIEVGFPSASQTDFDFVRMLIEDGLIPDDVIIQVLTQCREPLIERTFESLRGAKQAIVHFYNSTSALQRRVVFGLDRDGIKDIATSGARMCQKYAEMLTPDTEIYYEYSPESYTGTELDYALEVCSAVIDVIEPTPDRPLIINLPATVEMATPNLYADSIEWMHRNLPNRESLILSLHPHNDRGTGVAAAELGVAAGADRVEGCLFGNGERTGNVDLVTLGLNLFALGIDPMIDFSGIDAVKRTVEYCNQLPVHERHPYAGDLVYTAFSGSHQDAIKKGLAAVDPRLWEVPYLPIDPADVGRSYEAVIRVNSQSGKGGVAYIMESEHHLVLPRRLQIEFSGVVQRHTDGEGGEVSPAAMWQIFEAEYLTPGRLRIDTYSTSTAAGKAEVTAQTTLGELTGVGNGPIAALVSALSAVDIDVTVLDYAEHALASGGDAKAAAYVECAIGGETYWGVGVSDNIVTASLRAVTSAVNRAE; encoded by the coding sequence ATGTCGCCCTTTGACACCCAGAAGCCCAGCAAGATGCCGTTCGGCCGCTATCAGGCGTACCCGTTCAGCGTGGATCTGCCCGATCGACAGTGGCCGGGCCGGCGGATCGAGAAAGCCCCGCAGTGGTGTGCCGTCGATCTGCGCGACGGCAACCAGGCGCTGATCGACCCGATGTCCCCCGAGCGCAAGCGGCGGATGTTCCTGCTGCTGGTGAGCATGGGGTACAAGCAGATCGAGGTCGGCTTCCCGTCGGCCAGCCAGACCGACTTCGACTTCGTCCGGATGCTGATCGAGGACGGGCTGATCCCCGACGACGTGATCATCCAGGTGCTGACCCAGTGCCGCGAGCCGCTGATCGAGCGGACCTTCGAGTCCCTGCGCGGCGCGAAGCAGGCGATCGTGCACTTCTACAACTCGACGTCCGCGCTGCAACGCCGGGTCGTGTTCGGCCTGGACCGCGACGGCATCAAGGACATCGCGACGTCCGGCGCGCGGATGTGCCAGAAGTACGCGGAGATGCTGACACCCGACACCGAGATCTACTACGAGTACTCCCCCGAGTCCTACACCGGCACGGAGCTCGACTACGCGCTGGAGGTGTGCTCGGCCGTCATCGACGTCATCGAGCCCACCCCGGACCGGCCCCTGATCATCAACCTGCCGGCGACGGTCGAGATGGCCACCCCGAACCTGTACGCGGACTCGATCGAGTGGATGCACCGCAACCTGCCCAACCGGGAGTCGCTGATCCTGAGCCTGCACCCGCACAACGACCGGGGCACCGGCGTCGCGGCCGCCGAGCTGGGCGTCGCGGCCGGGGCCGACCGGGTCGAGGGCTGCCTGTTCGGCAACGGCGAGCGCACCGGCAACGTCGACCTGGTCACCCTGGGCCTGAACCTGTTCGCGCTGGGTATCGACCCGATGATCGACTTCTCGGGGATCGACGCCGTGAAGCGCACCGTGGAGTACTGCAACCAGCTGCCCGTGCACGAGCGGCACCCGTACGCCGGCGACCTGGTGTACACGGCCTTCTCCGGCTCGCACCAGGACGCGATCAAGAAGGGGCTCGCGGCTGTGGACCCCCGGCTGTGGGAGGTGCCCTACCTGCCGATCGACCCCGCCGACGTCGGGCGGTCCTACGAGGCGGTCATCCGGGTCAACTCGCAGTCCGGCAAGGGCGGCGTCGCGTACATCATGGAGTCCGAGCATCATCTGGTCCTGCCCCGCAGACTGCAGATCGAGTTCTCGGGCGTGGTGCAGCGGCACACCGACGGCGAGGGCGGCGAGGTGTCGCCGGCCGCGATGTGGCAGATCTTCGAAGCCGAGTACCTGACGCCGGGGCGGCTGCGGATCGACACGTATTCGACGTCCACGGCCGCGGGTAAGGCCGAGGTCACCGCGCAGACCACGCTGGGCGAGCTGACCGGTGTCGGCAACGGGCCGATCGCCGCGCTGGTGTCGGCGCTGTCCGCCGTGGACATCGACGTGACCGTCCTGGACTACGCCGAGCACGCGCTGGCCTCCGGCGGGGACGCCAAGGCCGCGGCGTACGTGGAGTGCGCGATCGGCGGGGAGACGTACTGGGGCGTCGGCGTGTCCGACAACATCGTGACGGCCTCGCTGCGCGCGGTGACCTCGGCCGTGAACCGGGCGGAGTAG